The Populus trichocarpa isolate Nisqually-1 chromosome 2, P.trichocarpa_v4.1, whole genome shotgun sequence genome has a window encoding:
- the LOC7468736 gene encoding AT-hook motif nuclear-localized protein 16, with product MAGAADLTFPSLGSERIMDRSQGLEKVNNHRPSIEAILMTPKLPKAVPPVSSAPEGETMIRRPRGRPAGSKNKPKPPIIVTRDSANALRAHAMEVSSGCDVCESLANFARRKQRGISVLSGSGCVTNVTLRQPTSSGAIVTLHGRFEILSLLGSVLPPPAPQGITGLTIYLAGAQGQVVGGGVVGALIASGPVVIMAASFMKATFDRLPLDDDEITAAVQNQHYQNGRHHHLDISDLYGMPQNLLTNGAVTPEIYSWTPGRTMSKS from the coding sequence atGGCTGGAGCTGCAGACCTAACATTCCCTTCTCTTGGATCTGAAAGAATCATGGATCGAAGCCAAGGCTTGGAGAAGGTTAATAACCACAGACCGAGCATAGAAGCAATCCTTATGACCCCAAAATTGCCCAAGGCAGTTCCACCAGTTTCTTCAGCACCGGAGGGTGAAACTATGATCAGGCGTCCTCGTGGCAGGCCAGCTGGCTCAAAAAATAAGCCAAAACCTCCTATTATTGTCACTCGAGATAGTGCAAACGCACTCCGCGCCCATGCAATGGAGGTGAGCTCTGGCTGTGATGTGTGTGAGAGTTTAGCTAACTTTGCAAGAAGGAAGCAGCGTGGAATATCTGTACTTAGTGGGAGTGGTTGTGTAACCAATGTTACCCTAAGACAACCAACTTCATCTGGGGCAATTGTAACCCTTCATGGGCGTTTTGAGATACTCTCACTGCTAGGATCTGTCTTGCCCCCACCTGCTCCGCAGGGGATCACGGGACTAACTATCTACTTGGCAGGGGCTCAAGGGCAGGTTGTTGGTGGAGGTGTAGTTGGTGCGCTCATTGCTTCGGGCCCTGTAGTAATCATGGCTGCATCATTCATGAAGGCAACTTTTGATCGCTTGCCACTGGATGACGATGAAATAACTGCTGCTGTGCAGAATCAGCATTACCAAAATGGTCGTCACCATCACCTTGATATTTCAGATTTGTACGGAATGCCGCAGAACTTGCTTACCAATGGTGCTGTGACCCCTGAGATTTACTCTTGGACACCAGGGCGAACCATGTCAAAATCCTAG